The following are encoded in a window of Arthrobacter woluwensis genomic DNA:
- a CDS encoding GNAT family N-acetyltransferase, with the protein MESLSSVSGLAALQNAAWPGLTTFDTGAWLLRSASGVTQRANSVWPYAPVDDVDAAIKAAESWYREQRLPALFQLTSDPADAALDARLDALGYRAQSHTVFMVREASAGPVLPALGRVEITPDLTEEWFDAWWLTSGHGGADAADTARAIQESVRSTYALIRDDDGAPVAVGQAIHVGACSGIYGMVTREAHRRKGHARAILTALLAEPATPHGFWLSVTRSNHGALALYRDLGFVEAGSYWYRSAPLRRAPGAC; encoded by the coding sequence GTGGAGTCCCTTTCCTCCGTGTCAGGCCTGGCCGCGCTGCAGAACGCAGCATGGCCGGGCCTGACCACGTTCGACACCGGTGCCTGGCTGCTCCGCAGTGCCTCCGGCGTGACACAGCGGGCCAACTCGGTGTGGCCGTACGCACCGGTGGACGACGTCGACGCCGCCATCAAGGCCGCCGAGTCCTGGTACCGCGAGCAGCGGCTTCCGGCGCTGTTCCAGCTCACCTCGGATCCGGCGGACGCCGCCCTGGACGCCCGCCTCGACGCACTCGGTTACCGCGCGCAGTCCCACACGGTCTTCATGGTCCGGGAGGCGTCCGCCGGACCGGTTCTGCCCGCACTTGGCCGCGTCGAGATCACTCCCGACCTGACCGAGGAGTGGTTCGATGCCTGGTGGCTCACCAGCGGCCACGGCGGCGCCGACGCGGCGGACACTGCACGGGCCATCCAGGAATCCGTCCGGTCCACGTATGCGCTCATCCGCGACGACGACGGCGCCCCGGTCGCCGTCGGTCAGGCGATCCACGTGGGCGCGTGCTCGGGGATCTACGGCATGGTCACGCGTGAGGCGCACCGCCGCAAGGGCCATGCCCGCGCCATCCTGACCGCGCTCCTGGCCGAGCCGGCCACTCCGCATGGGTTCTGGCTGAGCGTGACGCGCTCCAACCACGGCGCCCTGGCACTGTATCGGGATCTGGGGTTCGTGGAGGCCGGCTCCTACTGGTACCGCAGTGCGCCATTGCGCCGCGCGCCCGGAGCCTGCTGA